ttgtcactGAAGTTATCCGAcataatttatagattttttttttaatttctgaacAATCATTTCCACGTTCACCCCAGttcaaaattcttttttttttaaagcaaatttatttatatattcaagtaaatttttttttttttaatttcaaataaagcTGAGTGTCCGAAACTGGGACAGTGTCGATAACTGGGCCTTTTATCTTatagctttttaaattttctacatgtgcatttatttattatttttttttttaattgatttgttgaaaaaattgattgatttgttgataGTTTTTTAATGAGAAATTGAATTGTGCAGCTTTGGATTTCCCTACTccatatatttacatttataattattaattattataaaaataaattgtattgtTTCAGTTGTTCCGCGACATGCTGCAAATCTCATAAATCAGTTGGCTGCGAAGCTCCAGCAGCAAAAGTAACAACGGAATCCCGTGAACcagttaaatataattttcccACTGAAGACACAGTGCCATTGGAAAAACTAGAATTGCTTGGTCACAGTGAAGAAGTAAAAGAATGTTTGAAGAATCCTCACGTTCGTGACATTGCTAGAGCGATACTAAACGATCCGAATCCAACAAAAGCAATTGCTCTGGCTATGACAGAACCCATTTTTGTTGAACTCGCTGACGCTTGTCTCAGAGTCGTTGAAccagttgataattttaaaacataatttaGTACTATTACTAATTACCtgatattttatcttttactccgagtgtaatttaaataatttactgaaattatatttttttattcataatttatattacgTATCTTatctataacttattttaatagttattttaaaaactagtcAGTTAATTTACGGGCTGCTTAAATTACGTAACAAATTTTCGCTCAAAATCTTACCCTCCCTTGTCTAAATTGTACGTAATgtttttttgaatgaaaatggCAAATTGTCATCTTTAAATTACTTTCGCAATTACTGACTTACAGATACTTgtaatacaaatttttgtaaCAAAGTGGTATGACCCTCCCCTCAAATTTGTTACGTAATTTAAGCACAGGCCCTTTGGATTACAGTCACTTAGATCCCAAACAATGAACTGGATTATTGATAACATAGTACTCTAAATCTTGAGGCGGATTTTCTCCATCAATTTCCAGTCCAAGGGCATGGTACCTTTTTCTCACATGATAAGCTGCCATTTTTGGTTCTCTATTTCTTGTAAATATTCCTTTTTTATTACCGCCCACTCTTGTAtacgctaaaaaaatttattttttttttattgtcagattattttatgaatgtcaatgtagcagacatcagagaaatttaaaattattatgatagtaaagttataatactgaagttagtcgacgtctattaacttttgaaattttttagaaacgataaattacgaaaaagaaatttttttgaaaaattgcacctacagctttttgaattttttacatgtgcatttttttagtttatttttttttatgattaatttgttgaaaaaaatatcctaaaattattaactgtctgctgacttcaggatcatgtaaAGTTAGCAAAcatttgaaatgaaaaaaaaactttttttaacagacaaataatgaaaaaaaaaatatttctaaaaaaatgcacatgtcagaaatttcataaactatacgtgcaatttttcaaaatatttttttcaatattcatttttttgttacaaaaaatcaaaaatttttaaatgcctgctatatttattgtcataaactataaataaatagagtaaataattaataaaataaaatttagaaaaaatgcgcatttagaatattttgaaattaataagtgcagttttttcgaaatattatttttctaattatttataattttaaatttgtttgatgtctgctacattcacactcatattattttttatattcaagtgtacagaaaaaaaagacttcttaggactagaaaaaatttattggctcaataaaatttttgctttcaaTTTATAGAgcgagtaaaatttttttgtgtcaagaaatcgtttttttctgtgtgtaaaaataattttgaccaACTTTGAGCTGTACGAAAGTCAGCAAAGTTCCAGATAAATTCTCCAATGAACCAGTCGAGCTGTCGAAGATAATCAAATGCTAAGAAATGTTGGGACAGAAGTGCGGTTTGATATTCTTCACTCCAAACGTACTCAGGAAActtgaaaacaataaaaatatagttatcaaaatatacataatataagTAATAGTAGTTTATGCTACATGTGTACTAAGGAGCGAATAATTTGCCAATCATGTAGTCGCGACATgacggctgcccaatttcataACACAGTAAGgggtaaatttttcaaagtcgattttttagttttagttcCAGAGCAGTCTTGTAGACATGACTGTGatcaatttatatttcaaaaattttatttgtcagttactgtgttttgaaattcgGCAGCCAATGAGCGTAAGGTTTATAATGCATTAACACGAGTCCTCATATTTCAATCCCTagcagatccgaattacggtaaattaccgcagTTTACTGGAAATAAcctaaattaccgtaatttgcggtaAAAACCGTATTTTGCCGCAAATTCACGGTAGAATTGCGGAAAAGGTGCggtattttacaaaaaaaagaagtagAAAAACTACTGTAAAAATACAacattttaccgtaaattgcgacaatttacggtaatctaccAGAAGTTACGGTAACTTGCCTCAATCAccgcaaattacggtattttgtggtaaaataccgtaatttaccgtaatttggatcCACTACGGATCTTTCATAACCTTAAAGCAGAATAATTATGGTAAAACTACGGAattttaccgcaaattacGGCATTTCACAGAAGCATGCAAAAAGTTACAGTACTTCGCGGTATTTTACGCCAATTTGCGGTATTTTATGGCGAAAGTACGataatttatgatcctgaagttaacagacaattaacaatttttgaatttttttttctaacaaatcaattgcaaaaaaaaaaaaactaaaaatatgcacatgtagaaaattaaaaaagttacaaatgcaattttttaaatatttttttttgtacaatttatcgtttaaaaaaaattcaaaaattagtaaacgtCTGCTAACCTCAGCATCATgataatttaccgtaaatttgcgGCAATCCTACGGTAGTTTACGGTAAAAGTGtattttaccgcaaatttGCGGTAACATTgtggtattttaccgtaaacgTGCAGATTTACTGAAAAATCGCGGCATTTTACCGTAAAGTGAAGTATTTCACTGTGTTGCGGTAAAAATTCCACTAATTGcagtaatttaccgtaattcggatccgctagagCTGAATATATTGCACGACTCGttcgtgctttacgatcgaaaaattttttttcgcctcacttcggtaactaatcaattattatacccttGTTAGTTTACGGAATTAAGATGGTttgcatactattttgaagaaaatttaatggagattaattccatacttttcaaaaatttatttagttgaataaaaacggaaaaaacatcaaaaatagttttaaaaaatttcctgtccgtTAAGTATGAAACCCGTATACACGATAACTTGCGAAAAAATgcagtaattgaatcaaattttttttaaaaaaattctttgaaataattgtagGTCTCCTATTGCAAATGGCTAGGTAACTCAGTgtcgtttaattacaattaatgaaagaataaaaaaggctgtataactatatatctatatatctatgtaaaaCTAACATGGATggtgatatatctatacattataCGGACATTTATTCCGCTAGGGGCGCTTGTGCATTACCGTCCTAGAACAGctgttttttttgctaattggtagacctgaattttttttcaattcaattttcttttatttttgtttttatttttacgtttattttttttttgttaataatcgAGATATTCTGAATaagttcttttataattataaaaaaataataacataataaaaaacaagacaagttttaatgaaagagaattgtatatattttaaatttattcgcacttcccgccattttttttattgttatttattatttcataatatattAGCATTacgagtcgtgcacttttggattttccaaattttttgtcGCTTCCGACACGACTTACAGCGCTCGGAAATTGAACTTTCAAAGCCGgtgttgcaaaaaaaaaataaattactgattaataaaaataataaaattacttcaTGTAAACCTGGCATAGTATCAGCTCCATACTCAGACATAAGAACTGGTttgttgtatttattattccaAGCCTCAGCTTCGTCAATAACATTATCAGTTATCATATCCAGTCTCCCTGTATTGTGATACCAAGAATTGTATCTATTGAAACTGATGATATCCAAATATTGTCCAGCCTTATCTTCACCAACTCCGCGTGCTAAAGCAGCAGTAATCGGTCTAGTTGGGTCTGTAGTCTTAGTATGTCTTGCTATTTCcttaaaatattcatcagcATCTGGGAGTTGAGTTCTCGGTTCATTGGCAATCGACCAAACGATAACAGAAGGTCTATTTTTATCTCTACGAATAAGTTCAGAGATAGCAGTCTTATGTAACGCCAATAAACTCGGtgtaaaattttcagcatCCACAGATGGGCACTCGTCAATAATAAGAAATCCCTGTCTATCTGCCATGTCCATAACTTCATCACTGTAAGGATAGTGACTGGTTCTGTAGGCGTTGGCTCCAACCCACTTCAACAATTCGTAATCTCTAGTCATAGTAACGAGATCTAATCCGCGACCTCTCAGTACCGAGTCTTCGTGACGACCAAATCCTCTCATATACACGGGCTTATCGTTCAACAGTAGACTTGTATTAGTCCACTTTAAAGTCCTAATTCCTATTGGAAGTCGATATGTGTCGAATAAAGTACAATTTCCGACGGAAATAGACACTTCAAATGTGTATAGGTAACCAGTAATTGGACTCATACCTCGAGGCCACCAAAGTTTTGCATTCGGTACTTTTATTGTACCGGAAAAACTATCGGTTATTTCTTCACTTACTGCTGTTCCGTCTTCTTCACGTACAATTATGGTACACATTACAGTTTCAGATTCATTAGCGCCTTCGGTTTGAATCATGTACTTGATTAGTCCGGTGTCTCCGGAAATAGATGTTTTAATGGTAATGTCTTCAATGTACACTCGGGGTTTGGTGTACAGTAAAACTggtctgttaaaaaaataattattttttatgatacccGCATCGTAACTTGACGATTCAGTGTCTCTAAATAGTCGGAATAAGTTAACTTATAGTCCAATGCCGAGAACAAATATCAGAAAACGCGTAAATTGTACCTTCAGTCAGCGGGCGGAAACAAACGTGTTTTGAcccttgataaaaaatattagtatatTATACCCATCGAAAAGTAGGACTTTTTTACTAGACCGGCATCTGAACGTTTAAATTCCTGCCTCTGTTTGTGGGAAAGATGGCGCAagctctaatttttatcatttgttttctcACAAAAGAAAAGAACGACTTTCTTCACTTCgaacagggcaggaatttaaactttcggtgCAGGTTTGgtcaaaatagtatattttacacctagggcagtaaagtaagaaatgtttCAGATCttatgtaattgttggccgagacAAAAGTTTTCGCTTTTCGCCTGGAGGgaagaaatagtatattacacacctaggaaggaaagtaggacattccgACCCACGTGCGTAATTGTCTACCCAAGCCAAAGGTGAGATTGGGACGCCCTACCTTCCTTCGGGGTGTGTATgcaatttttcaccagatcggcacctgaaagtttaaattcttgCCTCTGTTTGTGGGAAGAATGGCGCATgcgttaatttttatcatttgttttctcataagagaaaagaacgactttcttctctctaaacagggcagaaatttaaacttttagtgTACGtatggtgaaaaataatatttctgctCGCTGACTGAAGACATTCGCAATTTGACCTCTAATACTTGATATTtgtttaatagtaattacgcaccattaattttattacaattctGACTGAttaagttttctaaaaattagtGTCAATAATTCATAGTATTCATAGTTTCTgttcaattataaattgcaaatgacaatttacgcttacgctaataattgattacaCTATTGGTCTTCAATTAACTTATTTCTgactgctgacactgaaacttcaagttccaatgcaggtaatcagaATGAAACaagatttcagactgcgggcgatgtcagccaacttcaccctggtctgaaatcgttttgtttgatcccttgtcacacaatgtgctaataaataattttatttgaatatatttttattaaaagttcaTTTAGTTTCAATATACCTGTGGATACCCGCGTAATTAAAAAAGTCAAAGGTATAGGATTGTATCCAAACAGTTCCATTATCAGATCGAGTCTCAGTAAGTCTACCTTGAGGCACACTCGTTTGCAAAAGCGTGTTGTCAACAGCAACAGTGATACGGTTTTTCCTGCCGAAAATTAAATGCGACGATATTTCAGCTTCAAATGGCAGATGTCCCATTTCATGGTTCGTTACCAGTCCATCGTTCACCCACTTAACgttcatataaataaagataaatacTTTATTGTACTCAGCAGTGAATTAATTTAAGACAACAagtttcgttttttttttttttaaatgagaacAAGGAATTACTTACCACTTGAGCGAGATAATTAACCGATCCAAATCTAACAAAGACTCGCTGGTCGGCCCACGAGAGCGGAACGAAAAAAGTTCTTTGATACCACACCGTACCAACGTGGTCTCGTAATTTTCGTGACGTTGTTATGTCATTGTAAGATGACGGCACGGGCATTTGCATCGTTACCATTGTCTATAACACAAGTTTCTGTTATTTAATtggtgtttaaaattt
This sequence is a window from Microplitis mediator isolate UGA2020A chromosome 3, iyMicMedi2.1, whole genome shotgun sequence. Protein-coding genes within it:
- the LOC130665021 gene encoding beta-glucuronidase isoform X2, whose translation is MTKAAMKILSAIITALIINRTLADIEIAHVEGAFEMEPPIVEPPKPLPGLLYPRESESREVRSLDGLWDFGVLSNEDLQKRQDNWLNEDLSKTMVTMQMPVPSSYNDITTSRKLRDHVGTVWYQRTFFVPLSWADQRVFVRFGSVNYLAQVWVNDGLVTNHEMGHLPFEAEISSHLIFGRKNRITVAVDNTLLQTSVPQGRLTETRSDNGTVWIQSYTFDFFNYAGIHRPVLLYTKPRVYIEDITIKTSISGDTGLIKYMIQTEGANESETVMCTIIVREEDGTAVSEEITDSFSGTIKVPNAKLWWPRGMSPITGYLYTFEVSISVGNCTLFDTYRLPIGIRTLKWTNTSLLLNDKPVYMRGFGRHEDSVLRGRGLDLVTMTRDYELLKWVGANAYRTSHYPYSDEVMDMADRQGFLIIDECPSVDAENFTPSLLALHKTAISELIRRDKNRPSVIVWSIANEPRTQLPDADEYFKEIARHTKTTDPTRPITAALARGVGEDKAGQYLDIISFNRYNSWYHNTGRLDMITDNVIDEAEAWNNKYNKPVLMSEYGADTMPGLHEFPEYVWSEEYQTALLSQHFLAFDYLRQLDWFIGEFIWNFADFRTAQTYTRVGGNKKGIFTRNREPKMAAYHVRKRYHALGLEIDGENPPQDLEYYVINNPVHCLGSK
- the LOC130665023 gene encoding zinc finger HIT domain-containing protein 3, whose translation is MKDCCVCQKKNSAYKCPTCKQFYCSATCCKSHKSVGCEAPAAKVTTESREPVKYNFPTEDTVPLEKLELLGHSEEVKECLKNPHVRDIARAILNDPNPTKAIALAMTEPIFVELADACLRVVEPVDNFKT
- the LOC130665021 gene encoding beta-glucuronidase isoform X1, which produces MSTKAAMKILSAIITALIINRTLADIEIAHVEGAFEMEPPIVEPPKPLPGLLYPRESESREVRSLDGLWDFGVLSNEDLQKRQDNWLNEDLSKTMVTMQMPVPSSYNDITTSRKLRDHVGTVWYQRTFFVPLSWADQRVFVRFGSVNYLAQVWVNDGLVTNHEMGHLPFEAEISSHLIFGRKNRITVAVDNTLLQTSVPQGRLTETRSDNGTVWIQSYTFDFFNYAGIHRPVLLYTKPRVYIEDITIKTSISGDTGLIKYMIQTEGANESETVMCTIIVREEDGTAVSEEITDSFSGTIKVPNAKLWWPRGMSPITGYLYTFEVSISVGNCTLFDTYRLPIGIRTLKWTNTSLLLNDKPVYMRGFGRHEDSVLRGRGLDLVTMTRDYELLKWVGANAYRTSHYPYSDEVMDMADRQGFLIIDECPSVDAENFTPSLLALHKTAISELIRRDKNRPSVIVWSIANEPRTQLPDADEYFKEIARHTKTTDPTRPITAALARGVGEDKAGQYLDIISFNRYNSWYHNTGRLDMITDNVIDEAEAWNNKYNKPVLMSEYGADTMPGLHEFPEYVWSEEYQTALLSQHFLAFDYLRQLDWFIGEFIWNFADFRTAQTYTRVGGNKKGIFTRNREPKMAAYHVRKRYHALGLEIDGENPPQDLEYYVINNPVHCLGSK